In Arsenicicoccus dermatophilus, a genomic segment contains:
- the hrpA gene encoding ATP-dependent RNA helicase HrpA, whose product MPEQTPYRRRPRRGGGRPPQTPEEREASRTRRLERHARRRALVPEITYPEHLPVVARKDDIAAAIRDHQVVVIAGETGSGKTTQIPKICLELGRGIHGTIGHTQPRRIAARSVAERIAEELGHPITGERLDGEERPIGYQVRFGDHATRDTLVKVMTDGILLAEMQHDRDLRRYDTIIIDEAHERSLNIDFILGYLKQLLPRRPDLKVVVTSATIDPQRFAAHFAAADGTPAPIIEVSGRTYPVEVRYRPLERELPTGQTESVDQVTGIVDAVTELWTEAGAGDGSDQDVLVFCSGEREIRDAAEALEGLRLPGTEILPLYARLSSAEQHRVFSRHQGRRVVLATNVAETSLTVPGIRYVVDTGVARISRYSQRTKVQRLPIEPISQASAAQRAGRCGRVSDGICIRLYSEEDLAARPEFTDPEILRTNLASVILQMISLGLGDVARFPFVDPPDSRQVADGLNLLLEIGAIDAASAGAGAGREGRGGRRLTAYGRQIAALPLDPRLARMILEAHENGCLAEVLVITAALSIQDPRERPVDKQAQADQQHARFKDEHSDFITWLNLWGYLKDRQRELSGSAFRRTCKQEYLHYLRIREWQDLHLQLRQACKTLRLEPNKSPASADAIHQAMLSGLLSHIGLRDAERREYAGARGARFAIQPGSVLHRQQPDWVMSAELVETTRLWARTNARIDPAWAERLGSHLVRRSYAEPHWSRKRASGVALERVTLYGVPLVAGRTVGLGRVDAELARELFIRHALVEGDWDTHHEFFHANRALLAEVAELEERARRRDILVDDDELFDFYDARIPETVVSGRHFDSWWKQARREQPELLTFTEDVVVAEGADTSVSADFPQQWVQGDLTLRLTYQFEPGADADGVTCHIPVEVLNQVRDEGFDWLVPGMREELATALIRALPKATRKHVVPAPDHARAALAAADPAAGDLTDELARVLRGRVGIAIPPGEWDWDKVPDHLRMTFRVEDRRDRTLGESKSLEGLRRQLAPKVRQTMASAAASIERTGLTTWDFESLPATFEQRVRGGRTLHGYPALVDRGTSVSVQVLATEREAAVASRLGLRRLLLLDITPPWKRVLAVLSNQQKIALGHNPHGSVPALLDDCLAAAVDSIVAESPELRDQATGIVRDKAAYDELLRRVRQLTSARVVEVIELVEPILVAAREARLALDRLSPAARPMRDDMAAQLDALVHPGFVAEIGRARLRHVARYVRAICWRAQKGPEDMRRDAERQAVVATVERERRTFVEGLRPARVDDPDVREIRWMVEELRVSLFAQPLGTAHPVSEQRIYKAMDAAEARHPGE is encoded by the coding sequence GTGCCCGAGCAGACCCCCTACCGTCGTCGCCCCCGCCGTGGCGGCGGACGCCCCCCACAGACCCCCGAGGAGCGCGAGGCGTCGCGGACCCGTCGGCTGGAGCGGCACGCGCGCCGCCGGGCGCTGGTCCCCGAGATCACCTATCCCGAGCACCTGCCCGTCGTCGCGCGCAAGGACGACATCGCCGCCGCGATCCGTGACCACCAGGTCGTCGTCATCGCCGGCGAGACCGGGTCGGGCAAGACCACCCAGATCCCCAAGATCTGCCTGGAGCTCGGCCGCGGGATCCACGGCACCATCGGCCATACCCAGCCCCGGCGGATCGCCGCCCGCAGCGTCGCCGAGCGCATCGCCGAGGAGCTCGGCCACCCGATCACCGGCGAGCGGCTCGACGGCGAGGAACGGCCGATCGGCTACCAGGTGCGTTTCGGCGACCACGCGACCCGGGACACCCTGGTCAAGGTGATGACCGACGGCATCCTGCTCGCGGAGATGCAGCACGACCGCGACCTGCGGCGCTACGACACGATCATCATCGACGAGGCCCACGAGCGATCCCTCAACATCGACTTCATCCTGGGCTACCTCAAGCAGCTGCTGCCGCGCCGCCCGGACCTGAAGGTGGTCGTCACGTCGGCGACCATCGACCCGCAGCGCTTCGCCGCGCACTTCGCCGCCGCCGACGGCACCCCGGCCCCGATCATCGAGGTCTCCGGCCGCACCTATCCCGTCGAGGTTCGCTACCGTCCGCTGGAGCGCGAGCTGCCCACGGGGCAGACCGAGTCCGTCGACCAGGTCACCGGCATCGTCGACGCGGTCACCGAGCTGTGGACCGAGGCCGGGGCCGGCGACGGCTCCGACCAGGACGTGCTCGTCTTCTGCTCCGGCGAGCGCGAGATCCGCGACGCCGCCGAGGCGCTGGAAGGACTGCGGCTGCCGGGCACCGAGATCCTCCCGCTGTACGCCCGCCTGTCCAGCGCCGAGCAGCACCGCGTCTTCTCCCGGCACCAGGGGCGCCGCGTGGTCCTCGCCACCAACGTCGCCGAGACCTCCCTCACCGTTCCCGGCATCCGGTACGTCGTGGACACCGGGGTCGCCCGCATCTCGCGCTACAGCCAGCGCACCAAGGTCCAGCGGCTGCCGATCGAGCCGATCTCCCAGGCGAGCGCCGCCCAGCGGGCGGGACGCTGCGGCCGCGTGAGCGACGGCATCTGCATCCGGCTCTACTCCGAGGAGGACCTCGCCGCCCGGCCGGAGTTCACCGACCCGGAGATCCTGCGCACCAACCTCGCCAGCGTCATCCTGCAGATGATCTCCCTCGGCCTGGGCGACGTCGCGCGGTTCCCCTTCGTCGACCCGCCGGACTCGCGCCAGGTCGCCGACGGGCTCAACCTGCTGCTGGAGATCGGCGCCATCGACGCCGCGTCGGCGGGGGCCGGGGCGGGCCGGGAGGGGCGCGGCGGGCGCCGGCTCACGGCATACGGCCGCCAGATCGCCGCCCTGCCGCTGGACCCGCGGCTGGCCCGGATGATCCTCGAGGCCCACGAGAACGGCTGTCTCGCCGAGGTCCTCGTGATCACCGCCGCCCTGTCGATCCAGGACCCCCGGGAGCGCCCGGTCGACAAGCAGGCCCAGGCCGACCAGCAGCACGCGCGGTTCAAGGACGAGCACAGCGACTTCATCACCTGGCTCAACCTGTGGGGCTACCTCAAGGACCGGCAGCGCGAGCTGTCCGGCTCGGCCTTCCGCCGCACCTGCAAGCAGGAGTACCTCCACTACCTGCGGATCCGGGAGTGGCAGGACCTGCACCTGCAGCTGCGGCAGGCCTGCAAGACCCTGCGCCTGGAGCCCAACAAGAGCCCCGCGTCGGCCGACGCGATCCACCAGGCCATGCTGTCCGGGCTGCTGTCGCACATCGGCCTGCGGGACGCCGAGAGGCGCGAGTACGCCGGGGCCCGCGGTGCCCGCTTCGCGATCCAGCCGGGGTCCGTGCTGCACCGCCAGCAGCCGGACTGGGTGATGTCGGCCGAGCTCGTCGAGACCACCCGGCTGTGGGCCCGCACCAACGCGCGCATCGACCCCGCCTGGGCCGAGCGGCTCGGCTCCCACCTGGTCAGGCGCTCGTACGCCGAGCCCCACTGGTCCCGCAAGCGCGCCTCCGGGGTCGCCCTGGAGCGGGTGACGCTCTACGGCGTGCCCCTGGTCGCCGGGCGCACCGTCGGGCTGGGCCGCGTCGACGCCGAGCTCGCCCGTGAGCTCTTCATCCGGCACGCCCTCGTCGAGGGCGACTGGGACACCCACCACGAGTTCTTCCACGCCAACCGCGCGCTGCTCGCCGAGGTGGCCGAGCTCGAGGAGCGGGCCCGCCGCCGCGACATCCTGGTCGACGACGACGAGCTGTTCGACTTCTACGACGCCCGGATCCCCGAGACCGTCGTCTCCGGGCGGCACTTCGACTCGTGGTGGAAGCAGGCGCGCCGCGAGCAGCCCGAGCTGCTGACCTTCACCGAGGACGTGGTCGTCGCCGAGGGCGCCGACACGAGCGTCTCGGCGGACTTCCCGCAGCAGTGGGTGCAGGGCGACCTGACGCTGCGGCTGACCTACCAGTTCGAGCCGGGCGCCGACGCCGACGGCGTGACCTGCCACATCCCGGTGGAGGTGCTCAACCAGGTCCGCGACGAGGGCTTCGACTGGCTGGTGCCCGGGATGCGCGAGGAGCTGGCGACCGCCCTGATCCGGGCGCTGCCCAAGGCCACCCGCAAGCACGTGGTCCCCGCCCCCGACCACGCCCGCGCCGCCCTGGCCGCGGCCGACCCCGCGGCCGGCGACCTGACCGACGAGCTGGCCCGGGTGCTGCGCGGGCGGGTGGGGATCGCCATACCGCCGGGGGAGTGGGACTGGGACAAGGTCCCGGACCACCTGCGGATGACCTTCCGCGTGGAGGACCGCCGGGATCGGACGCTGGGCGAGTCCAAGTCGCTGGAGGGCCTGCGTCGCCAGCTCGCGCCGAAGGTCCGCCAGACCATGGCGTCGGCGGCCGCGTCCATCGAGCGGACCGGGCTGACGACCTGGGACTTCGAGTCCCTGCCCGCGACGTTCGAGCAGCGGGTCAGGGGCGGGCGGACCCTCCACGGCTATCCCGCCCTCGTCGACCGCGGGACCTCGGTCTCCGTGCAGGTGCTGGCCACCGAGCGGGAGGCCGCCGTGGCCTCCCGGCTGGGGCTGCGTCGCCTCCTCCTGCTCGACATCACCCCGCCGTGGAAGCGCGTGCTCGCGGTCCTCAGCAACCAGCAGAAGATCGCCCTGGGTCACAACCCGCACGGCTCGGTCCCGGCGCTGCTCGACGACTGCCTCGCGGCCGCGGTCGACTCGATCGTCGCGGAGTCTCCCGAGCTGCGCGACCAGGCGACCGGCATCGTCCGGGACAAGGCGGCGTACGACGAGCTCCTGCGCCGGGTGCGCCAGCTCACGTCCGCCCGGGTCGTCGAGGTGATCGAGCTCGTCGAGCCGATCCTCGTCGCCGCCCGGGAGGCCCGGCTCGCCCTCGACCGGCTCTCGCCCGCGGCCCGGCCGATGCGGGACGACATGGCCGCCCAGCTGGACGCGCTGGTCCACCCGGGCTTCGTCGCCGAGATCGGCCGAGCCCGGCTGCGCCACGTCGCCCGCTACGTGCGGGCCATCTGCTGGCGGGCGCAGAAGGGCCCGGAGGACATGCGCCGGGACGCCGAGCGTCAGGCCGTCGTGGCCACCGTGGAGCGGGAGCGGCGGACCTTCGTCGAGGGCCTGCGCCCGGCGCGCGTGGACGACCCTGACGTGCGGGAGATCCGGTGGATGGTCGAGGAGCTGCGGGTGTCGCTGTTCGCCCAACCCCTGGGGACCGCCCACCCGGTCAGTGAGCAGCGCATCTACAAGGCCATGGATGCTGCGGAGGCCCGCCACCCAGGTGAGTGA
- a CDS encoding DUF6541 family protein — translation MRLRRWGLRLRRRRPQRGAARRGQGRRHGDQGRLILFHPLASWWAAAPVVLASLALLVLPGLVLLIPARVPAWLAVGASPAASAGVAALAITSTSSLGIGWGIGPLVLTALAGGGALWALGRRWTRLARPAPADAGRVVTYALVTAGTVAASWVILAGAVGRPDALQQSHDAGFHVNALARVLATGDAGWFTVGATAAPGSTRTFYPSGLHALGALVAQFTGAHPVVVMNTLVLVLAATVWPVGMLTLLRTTSRDARAAVAVAALLPVTLVFPTLLLNFGVLWSNLAGLALAPALMALAVRACRPGYLRPRAVLALVVVVCGLGVGVVHPAALLSALLLVAPLVVGTVWTGTVRSFVGHPRRRRRLLQVLAVAAVGLVVGAALVARTPTVRSLMRSRSRTVTTADVAVREILTLGTHLSPGWLVLALLVLAGVVVSLWRGRPWLPVGLVLVAACYVCAASIGSGWGTLVTALWDREPYRVAAAIAIPALLLAGQGAAGLVDLGRRLPGLGGRPLVGQVAAAVLVATPVLLGWPSGVASAQRLVGHNYGDHEWWRTVVSRREAQTYADVLGPRADGRAVAGDPFGGGQWAGVLSGHPVTFAHFGGRYDGDHGVLRMHLRELTPQVCAAARRLDVGYVVEDTDLVWDDDPRRALFTGLHGLAGVPGLTRIGGAGTVSVYALTGC, via the coding sequence GTGCGGCTCCGGCGGTGGGGGCTGCGGCTCCGCCGCCGACGACCGCAGCGAGGAGCAGCGCGCCGCGGACAAGGCCGCCGTCACGGTGACCAAGGTCGACTGATCCTGTTCCATCCCCTCGCCTCCTGGTGGGCCGCAGCGCCGGTCGTCCTGGCCTCGCTGGCCCTGCTGGTCCTGCCCGGCCTCGTCCTGCTGATCCCGGCCCGGGTCCCGGCCTGGCTCGCCGTCGGGGCCTCGCCCGCCGCGTCGGCCGGGGTCGCCGCCCTCGCGATCACCTCGACCTCGAGCCTCGGGATCGGCTGGGGCATCGGGCCTCTCGTGCTCACCGCGCTGGCCGGGGGAGGGGCGCTGTGGGCCCTCGGGCGCCGCTGGACCCGGCTGGCCAGACCGGCCCCGGCCGACGCCGGCCGGGTCGTGACGTACGCCCTGGTCACGGCGGGCACGGTCGCCGCCTCCTGGGTGATCCTCGCCGGCGCGGTCGGGCGCCCCGACGCGCTGCAGCAGTCCCACGACGCGGGCTTCCACGTCAACGCCCTCGCCCGGGTGCTGGCCACGGGCGACGCCGGATGGTTCACCGTCGGGGCGACCGCGGCTCCCGGGTCGACGCGCACGTTCTATCCCAGCGGGCTGCACGCCCTCGGTGCGCTCGTCGCCCAGTTCACCGGCGCCCACCCCGTGGTCGTCATGAACACCCTGGTCCTGGTGCTCGCCGCGACGGTCTGGCCGGTCGGGATGCTCACCCTGCTGCGCACCACCAGCCGAGACGCGCGGGCGGCGGTCGCCGTCGCCGCGCTGCTTCCCGTCACGCTGGTGTTCCCCACGCTGCTGCTCAACTTCGGCGTCCTGTGGTCCAACCTCGCCGGCCTCGCGCTCGCCCCCGCCCTGATGGCCCTCGCGGTGCGCGCCTGCCGCCCCGGCTACCTGCGCCCCCGGGCCGTCCTCGCGCTGGTGGTGGTCGTCTGCGGGCTCGGGGTCGGCGTCGTCCATCCCGCCGCCCTGCTCAGCGCGCTGCTGCTCGTCGCCCCCCTCGTCGTCGGCACCGTGTGGACCGGCACCGTGCGCTCCTTCGTCGGGCACCCCCGACGGCGGCGCCGGCTGCTGCAGGTGCTCGCCGTCGCCGCCGTCGGGCTGGTCGTCGGTGCCGCGCTGGTGGCCCGGACCCCGACGGTGCGCTCCCTGATGCGCAGCCGCTCGCGCACGGTGACCACCGCCGACGTCGCCGTGCGCGAGATCCTCACCCTCGGGACCCACCTCAGCCCCGGCTGGCTGGTCCTCGCCCTGCTGGTCCTCGCCGGCGTCGTCGTCAGCCTGTGGCGGGGACGACCCTGGCTGCCCGTCGGGCTGGTCCTGGTCGCCGCGTGCTACGTCTGCGCGGCGTCGATCGGCTCCGGCTGGGGGACGCTGGTCACCGCGCTGTGGGACCGCGAGCCCTACCGGGTGGCCGCCGCGATCGCCATACCGGCCCTGCTGCTCGCGGGCCAGGGGGCCGCGGGGCTGGTCGACCTCGGCCGGCGGCTCCCGGGCCTGGGCGGCCGCCCGCTCGTCGGGCAGGTCGCCGCCGCCGTCCTCGTCGCGACCCCGGTCCTGCTGGGCTGGCCCTCCGGCGTCGCCTCGGCCCAGCGGCTGGTCGGCCACAACTACGGCGACCACGAGTGGTGGCGCACGGTTGTCTCCCGGCGCGAGGCGCAGACCTATGCCGACGTGCTGGGCCCGCGGGCCGACGGGCGGGCCGTGGCGGGCGATCCCTTCGGCGGGGGTCAGTGGGCCGGGGTGCTCTCCGGGCACCCGGTCACCTTCGCCCACTTCGGCGGGAGGTACGACGGCGACCACGGCGTGCTGCGGATGCACCTGCGGGAGCTGACGCCGCAGGTCTGCGCGGCCGCCCGCCGCCTCGACGTGGGCTACGTCGTCGAGGACACCGACCTGGTGTGGGACGACGACCCGCGCCGCGCCCTGTTCACCGGGCTGCACGGGCTGGCCGGGGTGCCCGGGCTCACCCGCATCGGCGGCGCGGGCACCGTCTCGGTCTACGCGCTCACCGGCTGCTGA
- a CDS encoding hemerythrin domain-containing protein, translated as MAVDSTPTTPTPREDNLALARSAGTIVAELIGAIGEADAQAFGQAHADLATWCQFELITAAVAKEQVLYPLAAQAPDAALLVQALVADHRVIAGLVDAINAAQDAARLAGDAQALAVLLRAHLAKEDQLLLPVLQARPEFPEAYAEMRRAADQLAQDYAANVAADVEAAHARPSSCGSGGGGCGGCGCGSGGGGCGSAADDRSEEQRAADKAAVTVTKVD; from the coding sequence ATGGCTGTCGACAGCACCCCCACCACCCCGACGCCCCGCGAGGACAACCTCGCCCTCGCCCGGAGCGCCGGCACGATCGTGGCGGAGCTCATCGGCGCCATCGGCGAGGCGGACGCCCAGGCCTTCGGGCAGGCCCACGCCGACCTGGCCACCTGGTGCCAGTTCGAGCTGATCACCGCCGCGGTCGCCAAGGAGCAGGTGCTCTATCCCCTCGCGGCGCAGGCCCCCGATGCGGCGCTGCTGGTGCAGGCGCTCGTCGCCGACCACCGGGTCATCGCCGGTCTGGTCGACGCGATCAACGCCGCCCAGGACGCGGCCCGGCTCGCGGGCGACGCCCAGGCCCTGGCGGTCCTGCTGCGTGCGCACCTGGCCAAGGAGGACCAGCTGCTGCTGCCCGTCCTGCAGGCCCGGCCCGAGTTCCCCGAGGCTTATGCCGAGATGCGGCGCGCCGCCGACCAGCTCGCCCAGGACTACGCCGCGAACGTGGCCGCCGACGTCGAGGCCGCCCACGCCCGGCCGAGCAGCTGCGGCTCGGGCGGCGGCGGGTGCGGCGGCTGCGGGTGCGGCTCCGGCGGTGGGGGCTGCGGCTCCGCCGCCGACGACCGCAGCGAGGAGCAGCGCGCCGCGGACAAGGCCGCCGTCACGGTGACCAAGGTCGACTGA
- a CDS encoding alpha/beta fold hydrolase produces the protein MDAYRSPAGREAVTRWCVEALAHWQHPHRTLVVEPIVAGTPVPTHVTVLGEGPPRFVWLPGTGACAAVTRGPLEALARRGTVWALDLPGQPGLSHDYRPRRDSTGWYSAWLDAMLDLTEGDDEVLLVGTSLGARVALTTAHRRVRSRLLVSPGGLLAPTASPALARDHTRWSLHASDAAARALLRQLHAPGEPITDRAVAWTVLVGRGCKTIRTPRPLPQHYLDRIEEKPLVVAVGEDDVLAPPAALTAAVARRASARVVVVDGCGHLLPAGAWEQVLRVLPA, from the coding sequence ATGGACGCCTACCGCTCGCCCGCCGGTCGCGAGGCCGTGACCCGGTGGTGCGTCGAGGCTCTCGCCCACTGGCAGCACCCCCACCGCACCCTCGTCGTCGAGCCGATCGTCGCGGGCACGCCGGTGCCCACCCACGTCACGGTGCTGGGCGAGGGGCCGCCGCGGTTCGTGTGGCTGCCGGGGACGGGCGCGTGCGCCGCGGTCACCCGCGGCCCGCTCGAGGCGCTCGCGCGGCGCGGCACGGTGTGGGCCCTGGACCTGCCCGGGCAGCCCGGACTGTCCCACGACTACCGGCCGCGCCGCGACAGCACGGGGTGGTACTCCGCCTGGCTCGACGCGATGCTCGACCTGACCGAGGGCGACGACGAGGTGCTGCTCGTGGGCACCTCGCTCGGCGCCCGGGTCGCGCTGACCACGGCGCACCGGCGGGTCCGGTCGCGGCTGCTCGTCTCCCCCGGCGGGCTGCTCGCGCCCACCGCCTCCCCCGCGCTGGCCCGGGACCACACCCGCTGGTCGCTGCACGCCTCGGACGCCGCCGCCCGGGCCCTGCTGCGCCAGCTCCACGCTCCCGGGGAGCCGATCACCGACCGAGCCGTCGCGTGGACCGTCCTCGTGGGACGCGGGTGCAAGACGATCCGCACCCCCCGCCCCCTGCCCCAGCACTACCTCGACCGGATCGAGGAGAAGCCCCTGGTCGTCGCCGTCGGCGAGGACGACGTCCTCGCGCCCCCGGCCGCCCTCACCGCCGCCGTGGCGCGGCGGGCCAGTGCCCGGGTCGTGGTGGTGGACGGCTGCGGCCACCTCCTCCCGGCAGGCGCCTGGGAGCAGGTGCTCCGGGTCTTGCCCGCGTGA
- a CDS encoding AMP-dependent synthetase/ligase codes for MIDHVAAHVFARAAEHPDAVAVRSRVTDGWVELTYADLAAQVRHVCHALIAAGLHPGDSAVIVSDNRAEWLVAELAIMAASGVALHLGPSTPVEELAAILRATETRAAFVSGEVLGDQLAQLSERLPSLRVVVCFDENPSVVPLLDDLGVLTMGTAVDELGAEVGTQGTFSWARLMAAPFDIATAAEAQRRCDTWSPEDIAVIDYTVGGAGELRGVVLSHRSTLATVKAIAAAFEVVDPLHEVATLPLHHSLQHGSTLLALLSGGSTTLVPRLEDVPQVLRTTRPTMLMTTMPVLRSLVLGALEDLARSVTFGRGWVAWAREVATVEGQRVGAGRSRSTVEHLRVPLARALVARRVRRALGGPKDLFVVGGTGAPPDLMHLLELAGIPAHRGWTTLEAGVLATVNVPQATRAGSVGRPLPCVELRLDDEGEVLLRGPGLMRGYFGMPLETQRVLEDGWLHTGQIGRVDAEGYLHLTSRLDDMIVTESLHYVAPHLVESRLRGHPVVADVVVVGDGRPCIAAIIEPDLAVARSIRSAGGLPDDPDDAVILGDPLVVRAVGDAVRTANASLAHDHQVRAFRLTPTSLRTLGQRTASSVVRRQRLEREFADIVDAIYASVATDPSHP; via the coding sequence ATGATCGACCACGTCGCCGCGCACGTGTTCGCCCGCGCCGCCGAGCACCCGGACGCCGTGGCGGTGCGGTCGCGCGTGACCGACGGGTGGGTCGAGCTGACGTATGCCGACCTCGCGGCGCAGGTCCGTCATGTCTGTCACGCGCTGATCGCGGCGGGTCTGCACCCTGGGGACTCCGCGGTCATCGTGTCCGACAACCGCGCCGAGTGGCTCGTCGCGGAGCTCGCGATCATGGCCGCCTCCGGGGTGGCGCTGCACCTCGGGCCGAGCACCCCGGTGGAGGAGCTCGCCGCCATCCTGCGGGCCACCGAGACGCGGGCGGCCTTCGTGTCCGGCGAGGTGCTCGGCGACCAGCTCGCCCAGCTGTCAGAGCGGCTGCCGTCGCTGCGCGTCGTGGTCTGCTTCGACGAGAACCCCTCGGTGGTGCCGCTGCTCGACGACCTGGGCGTGCTGACCATGGGGACCGCCGTCGACGAGCTGGGGGCGGAGGTGGGCACCCAGGGGACCTTCTCCTGGGCCCGGCTCATGGCCGCGCCCTTCGACATCGCGACGGCGGCCGAGGCCCAGCGGCGGTGCGACACCTGGAGCCCGGAGGACATCGCCGTCATCGACTACACCGTCGGCGGGGCCGGCGAGCTGCGCGGCGTGGTCCTGAGCCACCGATCGACGCTGGCGACGGTCAAGGCGATCGCCGCGGCCTTCGAGGTCGTCGACCCCCTGCACGAGGTGGCGACGCTTCCCCTGCACCACAGCCTCCAGCACGGCAGCACCCTCCTCGCCCTGCTGTCGGGCGGCTCGACCACGCTGGTCCCCCGCCTCGAGGACGTGCCCCAGGTGCTGCGCACCACCCGGCCGACGATGCTGATGACCACCATGCCGGTGCTGCGGTCCCTGGTGCTGGGGGCCCTGGAGGACCTGGCCCGCTCCGTGACCTTCGGACGCGGCTGGGTGGCCTGGGCGCGCGAGGTCGCCACCGTCGAGGGGCAGCGCGTCGGCGCCGGTCGGTCGCGCTCGACGGTCGAGCACCTGCGGGTCCCGCTGGCGCGCGCCCTGGTGGCGCGCCGGGTCCGCCGAGCCCTCGGCGGACCCAAGGACCTGTTCGTCGTGGGTGGCACCGGCGCCCCGCCGGACCTGATGCACCTGCTGGAGCTGGCCGGCATACCGGCGCATCGGGGCTGGACCACGCTGGAGGCCGGGGTCCTCGCCACGGTCAACGTCCCCCAGGCCACCCGCGCCGGCTCGGTGGGCCGCCCGCTGCCGTGCGTCGAGCTGCGCCTGGACGACGAGGGCGAGGTGCTGCTGCGGGGCCCGGGGCTGATGCGGGGCTACTTCGGCATGCCGCTCGAGACCCAGCGCGTCCTGGAGGACGGGTGGCTGCACACCGGTCAGATCGGGCGCGTCGACGCCGAGGGTTACCTGCACCTGACCAGCCGCCTGGACGACATGATCGTCACCGAGTCCCTGCACTACGTCGCGCCCCACCTCGTGGAGTCCCGGCTGCGCGGGCACCCCGTCGTCGCCGACGTGGTGGTGGTCGGTGACGGGCGGCCGTGCATCGCGGCGATCATCGAGCCGGACCTGGCGGTCGCCCGGTCCATCCGCTCGGCGGGCGGGCTCCCCGACGACCCCGACGACGCCGTGATCCTCGGCGACCCGCTCGTCGTGCGCGCCGTCGGTGACGCCGTCCGCACGGCCAACGCAAGCCTGGCCCACGACCACCAGGTCCGGGCCTTCCGGCTCACCCCCACCTCGCTGCGCACGCTCGGGCAGCGGACGGCCTCGTCCGTCGTGCGGCGGCAGCGGCTGGAGCGGGAGTTCGCCGACATCGTCGACGCGATCTATGCCAGCGTGGCGACGGACCCGTCGCACCCATGA